The following proteins are encoded in a genomic region of Anticarsia gemmatalis isolate Benzon Research Colony breed Stoneville strain chromosome 17, ilAntGemm2 primary, whole genome shotgun sequence:
- the LOC142980234 gene encoding NADH dehydrogenase [ubiquinone] iron-sulfur protein 5-like, which translates to MSISPFLRSPFTDVTGGIVSHQLLGRCQKEEARYMDCLEAYGLERGKVKCAHLFGDFHECSTLTKQFKRFVAIRRERERQISEGKLTGDNRYVSPKVDSY; encoded by the exons ATGTCGATTTCACCATTCTTGCGTTCTCCGTTTACGGACGTTACTGGTGGTATTGTCTCGCATCAGTTGCTGGGCCGTTGCCAGAAGGAAGAGGCTCGCTATATGGACTGCTTGGAGGCCTACGGTCTGGAGCGAGGAAAGGTCAAGTGCGCTCATTTATTTGGTGACTTCCATGAGTGCAGTACATTGACCAAGCAGTTCAAACGATTCGTT GCTATCCGTAGAGAACGTGAAAGACAGATCTCTGAGGGCAAGCTGACGGGAGACAACAGATATGTGTCTCCAAAGGTCGacagttattaa
- the LOC142980082 gene encoding NADH dehydrogenase [ubiquinone] iron-sulfur protein 5-like, giving the protein MHDISPFIRCPFTDITGGIISHQLLGRCQKQEMDVMDCLEAYGLGRGLKKCQAYLDEYYECHTLNKQYRRFIAMRRERERQISKGKLTGDDKYVSPKLDSY; this is encoded by the exons atgCACGACATATCGCCGTTTATTCGTTGTCCGTTCACGGATATTACGGGCGGTATAATATCTCACCAGCTGTTAGGCCGCTGCCAGAAACAAGAGATGGATGTGATGGACTGCTTAGAAGCATACGGTCTTGGACGTGGTCTCAAGAAATGTCAAGCTTATCTTGACGAGTATTACGAGTGCCATACTTTGAATAAACAGTACCGGAGGTTTATA gctATGCGAAGGGAACGAGAAAGACAGATTTCAAAGGGGAAGCTAACTGGTGACGACAAATACGTATCGCCAAAACTCGACAGTTACTAA